The following are from one region of the Gadus chalcogrammus isolate NIFS_2021 chromosome 19, NIFS_Gcha_1.0, whole genome shotgun sequence genome:
- the dusp4 gene encoding dual specificity protein phosphatase 4 — MGDHQTNATTTSTTEDLCEMECSVLKRLLKDDGDKCMLLDCRSFLAFSAGHVRGAVNARCNSIVRRRAKGAALSLERILAGDEEARARLTAGLYSAVVLYDERSADAESVREDSTLTLVLNGLCTDARGTNVFLLKGGYDRFFSEYPEYCLKTKALPPLSSQSSLDSSCSSCGTPHHDQGGPVEILPFLYLGSALHASRRDVLNTVGISALLNVSSDCPNHFEGDYQYKSIPVEDNHKEDISSWFLEAIEFIDSVRDSSGRVLVHCQAGISRSATICLAYLMKRKRVRLDEAFEFVRRRRSIISPNFSFMGQLLQFESQVLATSCAAAAAASPLLGPKSASSLGLGGSRPATPTSPFIFSFPVSVVVNPGYLHHGGPLTTSPGY, encoded by the exons ATGGGGGACCATCAAACGAACGCGACCACGACGTCCACGACGGAGGACCTGTGCGAGATGGAATGCAGCGTGCTCAAGCGGCTGCTGAAGGACGACGGCGACAAGTGTATGCTGCTCGACTGCCGCTCATTCCTCGCGTTCAGCGCGGGCCACGTCCGCGGCGCCGTCAACGCGCGCTGCAACAGCATCGTGCGGCGTCGCGCGAAGGGCGCGGCGCTCAGCCTGGAGCGCATCCTGGCCGGGGATGAGGAGGCGCGGGCCCGGCTCACCGCGGGGCTGTATTCCGCGGTGGTGCTGTACGACGAGCGCAGCGCGGACGCCGAGTCGGTGCGGGAGGACAGCACGCTGACGCTCGTGCTGAACGGGCTGTGCACGGACGCCCGCGGGACGAACGTGTTCTTGCTCAAAG GCGGCTACGACCGGTTCTTCAGCGAGTACCCGGAGTACTGCCTGAAGACCAAGGCTCTACCGCCCCTCAGCAGCCAGTCCAGCCTGGACTCGTCCTGTTCGTCCTGCGGAACACCTCACCACGACcag ggggGCCCGGTGGAGATTCTCCCCTTCCTGTACCTGGGCAGCGCGCTGCACGCGTCCCGGCGCGACGTCCTGAACACGGTGGGCATCTCGGCGCTGCTCAACGTGTCCTCGGACTGCCCCAACCACTTCGAGGGGGACTACCAATACAAGAGCATCCCAGTGGAGGACAACCACAAGGAGGACATCAGCTCCTGGTTCCTGGAGGCCATCGAGTTCATAG ACTCGGTGCGGGACTCAAGCGGGCGTGTGCTGGTCCACTGCCAGGCAGGCATCTCCCGCTCGGCCACCATCTGCCTGGCCTAcctgatgaagaggaagagggtgcGTCTGGACGAGGCCTTCGAGTTCGTACGCCGGCGCCGCAGCATCATCTCCCCCAACTTCAGCTTCATGGGCCAGCTGCTGCAGTTCGAGTCCCAGGTGCTCGCCACCTcctgcgccgccgccgccgccgccagccccCTACTGGGGCCCAAGTCAGCCTCCTCACTGGGGCTGGGTGGCTCCAggccggccacgcccacctcgCCCTTCATCTTCAGCTTTCCCGTGTCGGTGGTGGTGAACCCCGGCTACCTGCACCACGGCGGCCCCCTCACCACGTCGCCCGGCTACTGA
- the LOC130372770 gene encoding LOW QUALITY PROTEIN: uncharacterized protein K02A2.6-like (The sequence of the model RefSeq protein was modified relative to this genomic sequence to represent the inferred CDS: deleted 2 bases in 1 codon) translates to SCPGNCLHSRCPAVKDADEQLSPYLLRRHDLTIQQGCLMWGMRVIVPPKLRPRVLKELHSAHPGVVRMKNLARSYVWWPGIDSQIELHAKSCPPCQSIQKAPGLAPLHPWMWPSSPWERIHVDFAGPFEGHMYLITVDAHSKWPEVHILDSTTASKTIQVLRGLFSRHGIPHILVSDNGPQFSSEEFSAEFKSNGVKHTCSAPYHPATNGLAERFVRTFKQALKSSKGTGMVQQRLDTFLLAYRNIPHTTTTETPAMLFLGRRLRSRLDFLKPNIAGTLIPMKHSF, encoded by the exons TCGTGTCCAGGAAATTGTCTCCACAGTCGTTGTCCAGCTGTAAAGGATGCCGACGAACAGCTGTCGCCCTATCTGTTGCGCCGGCATGATCTCACCATACAACAGGGATGCCTCATGTGGGGTATGAGAGTGATTGTGCCTCCTAAACTGCGCCCCCGGGTTCTGAAAGAGCTCCACTCAGCACATCCAGGAGTAGTGAGGATGAAGAACTTGGCACGCAGTTATGTGTGGTGGCCCGGCATCGACTCTCAAATTGAGCTTCACGCCAAATCCTGCCCCCCGTGTCAGAGCATACAAAAAGCACCTGGGTTAGCTCCTCTACACCCTTGGATGTGGCCATCCAGTCCTTGGGAAAGGATACATGTGGACTTTGCGGGTCCATTCGAAGGACATATGTACCTGATCACTGTGGACGCCCATTCCAAGTGGCCTGAGGTGCATATCCTGGACAGCACCACAGCCAGCAAGACCATACAAGTGCTCAGGGGACTTTTCAGTCGCCATGGAATTCCGCACATCCTTGTGAGCGACAACGGACCTCAGTTCAGTTCTGAAGAATTCAGTGCC GAATTCAAGTCCAATGGAGTCAAACACACCTGCTCAGCGCCGTACCATCCTGCTACCAATGGCTTGGCAGAGCGTTTTGTGCGCACATTCAAACAGGCCTTAAAATCATCTAAGGGCACCGGGATGGTGCAACAACGCCTTGATACGTTCCTGCTGGCATACCGCAACATCCCCCACACCACAACAACGGAAACGCCAGCCATGTTGTTCCTTGGACGCAGGCTGCGTTCTCGTTTGGATTTCCTGAAACCCAATATTGCTGGAACA CTGATTCCTATGAAGCACTCTTTCTAG